A genomic window from Hyla sarda isolate aHylSar1 chromosome 10, aHylSar1.hap1, whole genome shotgun sequence includes:
- the STT3A gene encoding dolichyl-diphosphooligosaccharide--protein glycosyltransferase subunit STT3A, producing the protein MTRLGFLRLSFEKQDTLLKLLILSMAAILSFSTRLFSVLRFESVIHEFDPYFNYRTTRFLAEEGFYKFHNWFDDRAWYPLGRIIGGTIYPGLMITSAAFYHVLHFFHISIDIRNVCVFLAPLFSSFTTVVTYHLTKELKDAGAGLLAAAMIAVVPGYISRSVAGSYDNEGIAIFCMLLTYYMWIKAVKTGSIYWAAMCALAYFYMVSSWGGYVFLINLIPLHVLVLMLTGRFSHRIYVAYCTVYCLGTILSMQISFVGFQPVLSSEHMAALGVFGLCQIHAFVDYLRSKLNAQQFEILFRSVISLVGFILLTVGAVLMLTGKISPWTGRFYSLLDPSYAKNNIPIIASVSEHQPTTWSSYYFDLQLLVFMFPVGLYYCFSNLSDARIFIIMYGVTSMYFSAVMVRLMLVLAPVMCILSGIGVSQVLTTYMKNLDISRPDKKSKKQQDSTYPIKNEVASGMIMVMAFFLVTYTFHSTWVTSEAYSSPSIVLSARGGDGSRIIFDDFREAYYWLRHNTPEDAKVMSWWDYGYQITAMANRTILVDNNTWNNTHISRVGQAMASTEEKAYEIMRELDVSYVLVIFGGLTGYSSDDINKFLWMVRIGGSTDTGKHIKEHDYYTPTGEFRVDREGSPVLLNCLMYKMCYYRFGQVYTEAKRPPGYDRVRNAEIGNKDFELDVLEEAYTTEHWLVRIYKVKDLDNRGLSRT; encoded by the exons ATGACTCGGTTAGGATTCTTGCGGCTGTCCTTTGAGAAACAGGACACTCTTCTCAAACTCCTCATCCTGTCCATGGCCGCAATTCTCT CTTTTTCCACCCGGTTATTTTCCGTCTTGAGATTTGAGAGTGTCATCCATGAGTTTGATCC GTATTTCAACTATCGGACAACCAGGTTCCTGGCAGAAGAAGGGTTTTATAAGTTCCATAACTGGTTCGATGACCGAGCATGGTATCCACTAGGAAGAATTATAGGGGGAACCATCTATCCAG GTTTGATGATCACATCAGCAGCTTTCTACCATgttctgcacttttttcacatctCCATCGACATCAGGAATGTATGCGTGTTCCTcgctcctctcttctcctccttcaCCACTGTTGTCACTTACCACCTGACCAAAGAGCTGAAA GACGCCGGTGCGGGGCTCTTAGCCGCAGCGATGATTGCAGTTGTTCCGGGATACATCTCCCGTTCTGTGGCCGGATCATATGATAATGAAG GTATCGCCATCTTCTGTATGCTGCTCACGTATTACATGTGGATCAAAGCAGTGAAGACTGGATCCATCTACTGGGCGGCCATGTGCGCTCTTGCCTATTTTTACATG GTCTCCTCCTGGGGTGGTTACGTCTTTCTGATCAATCTTATCCCTCTTCATGTCCTTGTCTTGATGCTGACCGGACGCTTTTCCCATCGCATCTACGTGGCCTATTGCACAGTGTATTGTTTAGGCACCATCCtgtccatgcagatctcctttgTTGGATTCCAG CCAGTCCTGTCCTCTGAGCACATGGCGGCCTTAGGAGTGTTCGGCCTGTGCCAGATCCATGCCTTTGTAGATTATCTGCGGAGTAAGCTGAATGCCCAGCAGTTTGAGATCCTCTTCCGTAGCGTCATCTCCTTGGTGGGCTTTATCCTGCTCACTGTAGGAGCTGTACTTATGCTGACAG GTAAAATCTCTCCATGGACTGGCCGTTTCTACTCCCTTCTGGATCCTTCTTATGCCAAGAACAACATTCCTATCATTGCGTCAGTTTCTGAACATCAGCCGACTACTTGGTCCTCCTACTACTTTGATCTTCAGCTCCTCGTCTTCATGTTCCCAG TGGGTCTCTATTATTGCTTCAGCAACCTGTCTGATGCCAGAATCTTCATCATCATGTATGGAGTCACCAGCATGTACTTCTCTGCTGTCATG GTGCGTCTGATGCTGGTCTTGGCTCCAGTCATGTGCATTCTCTCTGGTATCGGGGTATCTCAGGTATTAACCACGTACATGAAGAACCTTGATATAAGCCGTCCTGACAAGAAGTCAAAGAAACAGCAAGATTCCACCTACCCCATCAAGAATGAG GTCGCCAGCGGGATGATTATGGTCATGGCTTTCTTCCTGGTTACTTATACATTCCACTCCACCTGGGTCACCAGTGAAGCGTATTCCTCGCCCTCTATTGTGCTTTCTGCCCGTGGCGGAGATGGAAGCCGTATAATCTTTGATGATTTCAGAGAGGCTTATTACTGGCTGAGGCACAACACCCCCGAG GATGCCAAGGTGATGTCGTGGTGGGATTATGGATACCAGATAACAGCCATGGCCAATAGAACGATCCTAGTGGACAATAACACCTGGAATAACACTCACATTTCCAGAGTGGGCCAG gcgatGGCGTCCACGGAGGAAAAAGCCTATGAGATTATGAGAGAGCTGGATGTGAGTTATGTCCTTGTGATATTTGGAGGCCTGACTGGATATTCGTCAGATG aTATTAACAAGTTTCTGTGGATGGTGAGAATTGGTGGCAGCACAGACACCGGGAAACACATAAAAGAACACGACTACTACACCCCCACAGGGGAGTTCCGTGTGGACAGAGAAGGCTCCCCAGTGCTTCTCAATTGCCTTATGTATAAGATGTGCTACTACCGATTTGGACAAGTTTACACAGAAGCCA AGCGACCTCCCGGTTATGACCGTGTGAGAAATGCTGAAATTGGAAACAAGGACTTTGAGCTTGATGTCTTGGAGGAAGCCTACACCACCGAGCACTGGCTGGTCAGAATATACAAA